Proteins encoded within one genomic window of Oncorhynchus masou masou isolate Uvic2021 chromosome 1, UVic_Omas_1.1, whole genome shotgun sequence:
- the LOC135548239 gene encoding UDP-glucuronosyltransferase 2A2-like: MHQFILVLITLLVLWPPTVHGGKVLVFPVEGSHWINMNIIIEALHSRGHSVSVVRPSDSWYIKETSPHYSSIPIDIPGGFDEEFATVFVGRLLEIQREGKGAWARFKLEMELTVKAGEMHEKTCEMLTYIFENKELMKSLQDAKYDLVLTDPAMAGGVILAHYLSLPVVFNVRWTIHGEGHFAIAPSPLSYVPMVGAELTDKMTFLEKVKNVLIYGMSAAQIAHAISPQYTALVSQYFGPEVDYFSLFQAADLWLMRVDFVFEFPRPTMPNVIYMGGFQCKPAKPLPQDLEEFVLSSGEHGVIIMSLGTLVAQLPRDLTDELAAAFSQLPQKVIWRHKGDRPATLGNNTLLVDWMPQNDLLGHPKTRLFVAHGGTNGVQEAIYHGVPIVGLPLIFDQPDNLHKMKARGAAKILDIFTISRDIFLQALQEVLNEPSYRMNMQRLSRLHRDVPMEPLDTALFWIEFVMRHKGAAHLRTESYRMPWYSYHSVDVMVFLLAVVLLIMLTTVAIIRCLCFRMCSRLKMKHE; this comes from the coding sequence ATGCATCAGTTTATATTAGTCTTAATCACACTCCTGGTCTTATGGCCACCTACTGTTCATGGTGGGAAAGTCCTGGTGTTTCCAGTGGAAGGCAGCCATTGGATCAACATGAATATCATTATTGAAGCGCTGCATTCAAGAGGCCACAGTGTGTCAGTAGTACGGCCATCAGACAGCTGGTACATCAAGGAAACCTCCCCTCACTACAGTTCAATCCCAATTGATATTCCAGGTGGATTTGATGAGGAGTTTGCCACAGTGTTTGTGGGTAGACTTCTggagatccagagagagggaaagggtgcATGGGCTCGTTTTAAACTGGAAATGGAGCTCACGGTGAAAGCCGGAGAGATGCATGAAAAGActtgtgaaatgcttacatacataTTTGAGAATAAAGAGCTGATGAAATCTCTCCAGGATGCAAAGTACGACTTGGTTCTGACTGATCCTGCAATGGCAGGGGGAGTTATACTGGCACACTACCTTAGTTTACCCGTTGTTTTTAATGTCAGATGGACCATTCACGGTGAAGGTCATTTTGCTAtagctccctctcctctttcataTGTTCCTATGGTAGGAGCAGAGTTAACGGACAAAATGACTTTTCTTGAGAAAGTAAAAAATGTACTGATTTATGGAATGAGCGCTGCTCAGATTGCACATGCTATTAGTCCACAATACACTGCCTTGGTTAGTCAGTACTTTGGTCCTGAGGTCGACTACTTCTCATTGTTTCAAGCTGCTGATTTATGGCTCATGAGAGTTGACTTTGTGTTTGAGTTCCCTCGTCCCACCATGCCTAATGTTATCTATATGGGAGGGTTTCAGTGTAAACCTGCCAAGCCTCTTCCCCAAGACCTGGAGGAGTTTGTTCTTAGTTCAGGGGAACATGGAGTCATTATCATGTCTTTGGGAACCTTAGTTGCACAGCTTCCTCGTGATTTAACTGATGAATTGGCTGCTGCTTTTTCCCAACTGCCTCAGAAGGTAATCTGGAGACACAAAGGAGACAGGCCAGCTACTCTGGGCAACAACACCTTACTAGTTGACTGGATGCCTCAGAATGATCTGTTAGGACACCCTAAGACAAGGCTGTTTGTAGCTCATGGAGGAACAAATGGGGTTCAAGAGGCTATCTACCACGGTGTTCCAATAGTAGGCTTACCACTGATTTTTGATCAACCTGACAATCTTCACAAAATGAAAGCCAGAGGAGCAGCGAAGATCCTGGATATTTTTACAATAAGCAGGGATATCTTCCTCCAGGCCTTACAGGAAGTTCTGAATGAGCCGTCCTACAGGATGAACATGCAGAGACTCTCCAGGCTACACCGGGACGTGCCAATGGAACCCCTGGACACTGCCCTCTTCTGGATTGAGTTTGTCATGAGACACAAAGGTGCTGCTCACCTGCGTACAGAGTCCTACAGAATGCCCTGGTACTCCTACCACTCTGTAGATGTAATGGTGTTTTTACTGGCTGTTGTGCTACTTATTATGCTGACTACTGTTGCAATCATCAGGTGTTTATGCTTCAGGATGTGTAGTAGACTAAAAATGAAACATGAATGA